Part of the Polaribacter sp. Hel1_33_78 genome is shown below.
TTCTTTTTTTGAATTCCTTTTAAAAACAGAGAGCTACAGTTATCGGAAGGGTAAATTTTAATTTTTAAATCCTTAGCAGCTTCTTTACCTTTATTTTCTTCTTCTTCATTTATTTCAAGAAAAAAAGCAACATTTTTGTTAGCATCTACAAAACTAAGTATTGTAGGCGCAACTATTAGAATGCTAAATAATATAATGAAAAAAAACGCAATTTTTGTTTTCAAAGTAATTTTTGTATTAGAATATAAAAGGCAAAAATAATAAAGGTTTATGAAATAATTGTTAAAGAAAATTTAAAAATCACTCAACATTTTTATTTCATCTGCAATAATCCAGCCTAATTTCCCATCTTTTAATTTAATTTTTTTCCAGTCGTCTACTAAATCTAAAACCAAAACCTTTGTGCCTTCGTGTAAGGTGAAAACTACCTCAGAATTTAAAGTTGGTGAATTTCTTACCTCTGTTTTTTCCACAAAAACAATAGCTTCTTTATTATTTATAGTGTATGAATATTGCTGATAGGTAATTAAAAAAGAAATAATCAGGAGCATAAAACTTAATGAACTTATGGAGAAATAAAAGCGTTTTTGAGCAGGAGTTATGGCAAAATAAAAAAGTAAAAAGAACACACTAGCTAAGAAAGAAAAAAGAACAACTATAATTGCCCACTGATTGTAAGAAAGCTTTTGTAAATAATTTTTATTAAACTTTTGAAAGACTGTTTTTGGTAATTCTTCAATATTATCTAATGCTAATCTTTTAGCAAATACCAAATTAT
Proteins encoded:
- a CDS encoding tetratricopeptide repeat protein, with product MKKILFLLLIITNTIASQTTSESFASANDLYKNEKFEQAITLYKKIELQGFVSSELYYNLGNSYYKINKVGPSIYYYEKALKLNPLNEDVKNNLVFAKRLALDNIEELPKTVFQKFNKNYLQKLSYNQWAIIVVLFSFLASVFFLLFYFAITPAQKRFYFSISSLSFMLLIISFLITYQQYSYTINNKEAIVFVEKTEVRNSPTLNSEVVFTLHEGTKVLVLDLVDDWKKIKLKDGKLGWIIADEIKMLSDF